A stretch of the Bacillus sp. FJAT-18017 genome encodes the following:
- a CDS encoding sensor domain-containing protein, giving the protein MVQNINQSSSLLEIYKSFYKYNPNVIFALNTNGKFVLVNEMAIHLTGYTREELLQLSLTSIVHEKYSDTVTETFIELLGGKKKSFEVSIYHKSGALIDLSITTVPIFIGQQIIGIAGMTKDLTERNTIQRELDLSKNQLENLFNNLDICVVTTDVNRGYILDISPGCYKLYGRMPEDLLQQPSFFWKEAVHPDDIDIVRTGLINIHNGKRAEMEYRIKDVKGTVKWVKEQTTPIFDESGILTKFESVITDISDRRKVEEDLKFLANHDLLTELPNRSMFEKMVQSAVDDAYSKKSKLAVFYLDLDHFKLINDTLGHHAGDELLQIIAARLRKCLRSTDIISRQGGDEFAILLDGFTDVKQLDIVAKRLIETVTDPLRLADREYVITTSLGISIYPDDTEDPHSLIKQADQAMYHAKENGNSSYQYYQSSMSINLSRRLELEQDLRQALKENELTIYYQPVVDIRSKRIIGFEALLRWIHPKHGFISPAEFIPIAEESGLIIPIGEWVLRTACMQFKELHKGGHPDTYVSVNVSTKQFEGGNFVSFVEKVLEETNFNPTLLKVEITESVMMKDIEDIVVKLKVLEELGVKVFLDDFGKGYSSLYYLQRLPINLMKIDKSYVQSIDNNSGQETIIRTIIAMANSLGLGIIAEGVELESQISFLEDHGCYNLQGFIFSKPVPYDLIPGLLEKSTLEQYTT; this is encoded by the coding sequence ATGGTACAAAATATAAATCAATCATCCTCGCTTTTAGAGATTTATAAATCTTTTTACAAGTATAATCCAAACGTCATTTTTGCATTGAACACAAATGGCAAATTTGTGCTGGTCAATGAAATGGCCATACACTTGACGGGTTATACAAGAGAGGAATTACTGCAGTTATCCCTCACTTCCATCGTTCATGAGAAATATAGTGATACGGTGACCGAAACCTTTATTGAACTATTAGGCGGAAAAAAGAAAAGCTTTGAAGTTTCCATTTATCATAAATCCGGGGCTTTGATTGATTTAAGTATTACAACAGTGCCTATTTTTATCGGTCAGCAAATCATCGGTATTGCGGGGATGACGAAAGATTTAACCGAAAGAAATACGATTCAGAGGGAATTGGATTTATCAAAAAACCAACTCGAAAATTTGTTTAATAATCTCGATATTTGCGTTGTTACCACGGATGTCAACCGTGGATATATCCTGGACATTTCTCCAGGCTGCTATAAGCTATATGGGCGTATGCCGGAGGACTTGCTTCAACAGCCTTCTTTTTTTTGGAAAGAAGCCGTCCATCCGGATGATATTGATATAGTCCGAACTGGTCTTATCAATATACATAATGGCAAACGGGCAGAAATGGAATATCGGATTAAAGATGTTAAGGGTACAGTCAAATGGGTCAAGGAACAGACAACACCAATTTTTGATGAATCTGGGATATTGACTAAATTTGAAAGTGTCATTACCGATATTAGCGACCGGCGCAAGGTGGAAGAAGATTTAAAGTTCCTGGCAAACCATGACCTTCTGACCGAGCTGCCTAATCGGAGCATGTTTGAAAAAATGGTGCAGAGTGCTGTTGACGATGCTTATAGTAAGAAATCGAAACTGGCGGTCTTTTATCTCGATCTTGACCATTTTAAATTAATCAACGATACACTTGGCCATCATGCAGGAGATGAATTACTGCAAATTATCGCCGCCCGGCTGAGGAAATGCTTGCGCTCGACCGATATCATTTCCCGTCAAGGCGGGGACGAGTTTGCGATTCTGCTGGATGGCTTCACGGATGTGAAACAATTAGACATAGTGGCCAAAAGGCTAATTGAAACAGTAACCGACCCGCTGCGGCTTGCAGATCGGGAGTACGTTATCACAACTAGCCTCGGAATAAGTATTTATCCAGATGATACTGAAGACCCGCACAGCTTAATTAAACAAGCTGACCAGGCAATGTATCATGCGAAGGAAAACGGCAATAGCTCTTATCAATATTACCAGTCGAGCATGTCAATCAATCTATCCAGAAGGCTCGAATTGGAACAGGATTTAAGACAGGCGTTGAAGGAAAATGAATTGACCATATACTATCAGCCTGTGGTCGATATTCGCTCCAAGAGGATCATCGGATTTGAGGCCCTGCTTCGCTGGATTCATCCAAAGCACGGATTCATCTCGCCGGCTGAGTTCATTCCTATAGCAGAAGAATCCGGGCTCATTATCCCAATCGGGGAGTGGGTGCTTCGGACTGCATGCATGCAGTTTAAAGAGCTCCATAAGGGAGGGCATCCTGATACGTATGTTTCAGTGAATGTTTCCACCAAGCAGTTTGAAGGCGGTAATTTTGTCTCATTTGTTGAAAAAGTCCTTGAGGAAACAAATTTTAATCCTACCCTGCTTAAAGTGGAAATCACTGAGAGTGTCATGATGAAGGATATTGAGGACATTGTCGTCAAGCTCAAGGTTCTCGAGGAACTGGGAGTCAAAGTATTCCTTGATGACTTTGGAAAAGGCTATTCGTCTTTATATTACTTGCAAAGGCTCCCTATCAATCTGATGAAAATTGATAAGTCCTATGTACAGAGTATTGATAATAATTCAGGGCAGGAAACGATTATTAGAACTATCATTGCAATGGCCAATAGTCTTGGTTTGGGAATTATTGCTGAAGGTGTTGAATTAGAGAGCCAAATTTCCTTCCTGGAGGACCATGGCTGTTATAATCTGCAAGGCTTCATTTTTAGCAAACCAGTACCATATGACTTAATTCCTGGCTTGCTTGAGAAAAGTACTTTGGAGCAATATACCACTTAA
- a CDS encoding ABC transporter ATP-binding protein: MEKQKTDFKPFISLLLSTNIPKAALLAGLTASIMTTLAGLVVPLLTKNLVDGFSVGSLSVPLIFGIGAAFIIQAVISGISIYLLSYTGQKVVARLRERMWSKLLRLPVGFFDKQSTGETVSRVINDTSIVRDLITNHFSNFITGIISIIGAIAILLVMDWKMTLLMLVSVPLTFAIMFPLGRKMAAISRGLQNETATFTGHITQTLGEIRLMKASTAEQIEELKGTGGIQSLLGYGLKEARIFALIGPIMYLVVMVVIVMIIAYGGLRVANGTMSTGSLIAFLLYLFQIIMPITSFVMFFTQLQKAKGATERIITILEEPLEEGQQGIELDISNLPVEIDNVSFSYAEGESVLEGVSVTAEPGQMIAFAGPSGAGKTTLFALLERYYEPTSGEIRIGGTPISELALASWRSQIGYVSQESAMMAGTIRENLTYGLADKGSIEDERLWEVARMAYADEFIQAFPKGLDTEVGERGVKLSGGQRQRIAIARAFLRDPKILMMDEATASLDSQSESIVQQALTRLMEGRTTFVIAHRLSTIVNADKIVFFEKGKVTGIGTHTELTKSHPLYREFAEQQLAN; the protein is encoded by the coding sequence ATGGAGAAACAAAAGACAGATTTCAAACCATTTATTTCATTATTATTATCAACCAATATACCAAAAGCAGCGCTCCTCGCCGGGCTGACTGCCAGCATAATGACCACGCTGGCCGGGCTGGTGGTGCCACTTTTGACAAAAAACCTTGTAGACGGTTTCTCTGTTGGATCGTTGAGTGTCCCGTTAATTTTTGGAATTGGTGCAGCATTTATCATCCAGGCTGTCATTAGCGGAATCTCCATCTACCTGCTCAGCTATACCGGGCAAAAAGTCGTGGCACGGTTGCGCGAGCGAATGTGGTCAAAGCTGCTGCGTTTGCCGGTCGGTTTTTTTGATAAACAGTCTACCGGGGAAACAGTGAGCCGAGTTATCAACGATACGAGCATCGTCCGCGACTTGATTACAAACCATTTTTCAAATTTTATTACCGGAATTATTTCGATCATTGGGGCGATTGCAATACTGCTTGTGATGGATTGGAAAATGACTTTGCTCATGCTTGTTTCAGTCCCGCTCACATTCGCCATCATGTTTCCGCTTGGGCGAAAAATGGCCGCGATATCACGCGGGCTGCAAAACGAAACAGCTACATTTACGGGACATATCACACAGACGCTTGGTGAAATCCGGTTAATGAAGGCTTCAACTGCGGAGCAAATTGAAGAATTAAAGGGTACGGGCGGCATTCAGTCCTTGCTTGGTTATGGCCTAAAAGAAGCCCGGATTTTTGCGCTGATCGGCCCAATCATGTACCTTGTCGTCATGGTTGTTATTGTCATGATTATTGCTTACGGGGGGTTGCGGGTTGCGAACGGTACGATGTCAACAGGCTCCCTAATTGCATTTCTTCTCTATTTGTTTCAAATCATCATGCCAATCACTTCGTTCGTGATGTTTTTCACACAGCTGCAAAAGGCAAAAGGAGCGACTGAACGAATCATTACAATTTTGGAGGAGCCTCTCGAGGAAGGACAGCAGGGAATTGAGTTGGACATCAGCAACCTCCCTGTTGAAATCGATAACGTCTCCTTTTCCTACGCGGAAGGTGAATCAGTTCTGGAGGGAGTTTCCGTCACAGCGGAGCCCGGCCAGATGATTGCCTTTGCCGGGCCAAGCGGTGCTGGAAAAACCACGCTGTTCGCGCTTCTCGAACGTTATTACGAACCGACATCCGGGGAAATCCGAATCGGCGGCACACCTATCAGTGAGCTTGCTTTAGCGTCCTGGCGCAGCCAAATTGGCTATGTTTCTCAGGAAAGTGCGATGATGGCTGGCACCATCCGTGAGAATCTGACTTATGGGCTCGCAGACAAAGGGTCAATTGAAGATGAGCGTTTATGGGAAGTGGCCAGGATGGCTTATGCGGATGAATTTATTCAGGCATTTCCAAAAGGGCTGGATACCGAGGTTGGCGAGCGCGGTGTTAAGTTATCCGGTGGACAAAGGCAGAGAATTGCAATTGCACGGGCATTCTTGAGGGATCCAAAAATCCTGATGATGGATGAAGCAACCGCAAGCCTCGACAGCCAATCCGAAAGTATCGTCCAACAAGCCTTGACCCGTCTGATGGAAGGCCGGACTACCTTCGTCATCGCCCACAGGCTATCGACCATCGTCAACGCAGACAAGATTGTCTTTTTTGAAAAAGGCAAGGTAACCGGGATCGGAACTCATACTGAATTGACGAAATCACACCCGCTTTATCGTGAATTTGCCGAGCAGCAACTGGCGAATTGA
- a CDS encoding HAD family hydrolase — MIKTVLFDVDGVLLSEEHYFDASALTVWELLYSENYLGLGPEIFHTDVQQDEIDEIRREIFQDDKVLSFMKARGLNANWDMIYITFSYQVIHLLSQHDDQDKVRAWLSRDLDRGALIEIGHTLKETSIQLDFGRFIEDFERTDETKRGLFRHLDKLVFEKIGIETTAFGEKGVLWSVGEHVSQEWYVGDDNVLQSTGRPSVQTGKKGFLANETTLCSQEQIEQLFASLLEAGISIGIGTGRPELETIQPFGHLDWLKYFDADDIVTADDVLKAERQLPEKKSLAKPHPYTFMHALLGKGTKVDSVLETSLPLGNGSEILVVGDSLADLLAAREMGCTFAAVLTGLTGDKARTLFEEHQADFIFDNVLGVLDAIRD, encoded by the coding sequence ATGATAAAAACGGTCTTGTTTGATGTGGATGGGGTGCTGTTAAGCGAGGAACATTATTTCGATGCCTCTGCACTCACAGTTTGGGAGCTGCTGTATAGCGAAAACTATTTGGGACTCGGGCCTGAAATATTCCACACCGATGTTCAGCAAGATGAAATTGATGAAATCAGACGTGAAATTTTTCAAGACGACAAGGTCCTATCATTTATGAAAGCGCGGGGCTTAAATGCCAACTGGGATATGATTTACATAACCTTCAGCTATCAGGTCATTCATCTGCTGTCACAGCATGACGACCAGGATAAGGTACGCGCCTGGCTCAGCCGGGATTTAGACCGGGGCGCATTGATTGAGATTGGCCATACTCTGAAGGAGACTTCGATTCAACTTGATTTCGGACGCTTTATTGAGGACTTTGAGAGAACGGATGAAACGAAGCGAGGCCTGTTCCGTCATCTTGACAAACTTGTTTTTGAAAAAATCGGGATTGAAACAACGGCGTTTGGTGAAAAAGGAGTTCTTTGGTCGGTTGGTGAGCACGTATCTCAGGAATGGTATGTTGGCGATGACAATGTTTTGCAGTCAACAGGCAGGCCGTCTGTTCAAACTGGCAAGAAAGGGTTTCTCGCAAATGAAACCACCCTGTGCTCTCAGGAACAGATTGAGCAGTTGTTCGCTAGTTTACTTGAAGCCGGAATTTCCATAGGAATTGGAACCGGGCGCCCAGAACTCGAAACCATTCAGCCGTTCGGCCATCTAGACTGGCTCAAGTATTTTGATGCAGATGATATTGTGACCGCTGATGACGTGCTAAAGGCTGAACGTCAACTTCCTGAAAAAAAGTCACTGGCAAAGCCGCATCCATATACGTTTATGCATGCCCTTCTAGGCAAAGGAACGAAGGTGGATTCCGTCCTTGAAACCTCCTTACCATTAGGGAATGGCAGCGAGATCCTGGTTGTCGGCGATTCGCTCGCAGACCTGCTTGCTGCAAGGGAAATGGGCTGTACGTTTGCCGCGGTCCTGACTGGGCTGACTGGTGACAAGGCAAGGACTTTGTTCGAGGAGCATCAGGCAGATTTTATTTTTGACAATGTACTTGGGGTGCTTGATGCAATTCGGGATTAA
- a CDS encoding LLM class flavin-dependent oxidoreductase → MEIGISTFVETTPDPKTGEVISHAQRIREVVEEIILADQVGLDVFGVGEHHREDYAASAPAVVLAAAAPQTKRIRLTSAVTVLSSDDPVRVFQDFATLDAVSNGRAEIMAGRGSFIESFPLFGYDLQDYNELFEEKLDLLLHLQQSEKVTWSGKHRPSINNLGIYPRPVQDPLPIWIGSGGNQESVARAGLLGLPLVLAIIGGSPKHFAPLVNLYYRAAEHAGHDRSKLKVASHSHGFVGETTEIAANKFFPSTAQAMTKLGRERGWGQYTRSTFDAARSLEGALYVGDPDTVAEKIIHLRKNVGVTRFMLHCPVGTMPHEDVMKSIELLGKEVAPRVREEVARWEVEQR, encoded by the coding sequence ATGGAAATAGGGATAAGTACCTTTGTTGAAACCACACCGGACCCGAAGACAGGCGAAGTCATCAGCCATGCACAGCGGATTCGTGAAGTGGTGGAGGAAATTATTTTGGCGGACCAGGTTGGGCTGGACGTATTTGGAGTGGGGGAGCATCACCGCGAGGATTATGCTGCTTCGGCACCCGCCGTTGTACTGGCGGCCGCTGCTCCGCAAACAAAGCGAATCAGATTGACGAGTGCGGTCACCGTGCTTTCATCCGATGACCCTGTTCGAGTTTTCCAGGACTTCGCAACCCTCGATGCAGTTTCAAACGGCCGCGCAGAAATCATGGCAGGCAGGGGATCGTTCATAGAATCGTTCCCGTTGTTCGGCTATGACTTGCAGGATTACAACGAACTATTTGAGGAAAAGCTGGATTTGCTCCTACACCTGCAACAATCCGAAAAGGTCACCTGGAGTGGCAAGCACCGCCCGTCTATCAATAATTTAGGCATCTATCCTCGTCCAGTCCAGGATCCATTGCCAATCTGGATCGGGAGCGGCGGCAATCAAGAATCGGTAGCCCGGGCAGGATTGCTCGGCCTTCCGCTTGTCCTTGCAATCATCGGTGGCAGTCCTAAACATTTCGCGCCCCTTGTCAATCTTTATTACCGAGCAGCGGAGCATGCCGGACATGATCGTTCCAAGCTAAAAGTTGCTTCACATTCCCATGGATTTGTTGGTGAAACTACGGAAATAGCAGCCAATAAATTCTTCCCATCAACTGCACAGGCAATGACCAAACTGGGCAGGGAGAGGGGATGGGGCCAGTATACCCGTTCGACATTTGATGCTGCGCGCAGCCTTGAGGGAGCACTCTACGTCGGAGACCCTGATACCGTTGCTGAAAAAATAATTCACTTGCGAAAGAATGTTGGCGTCACGAGGTTCATGCTGCATTGCCCTGTCGGCACGATGCCTCATGAGGACGTCATGAAATCAATTGAGCTATTGGGCAAGGAAGTGGCACCTCGCGTCAGGGAAGAAGTGGCTCGGTGGGAAGTAGAGCAGCGATAA
- a CDS encoding NAD(P)-dependent alcohol dehydrogenase: protein MKAIVSNQYGTPDVLKLKDVEKPIPKDNQVLVRIHASSVNFGNLVLLKGEPFLARFVFGLRKPKYPIPGGDIAGRVEAVGKDVTQFAPGDEVFGDLSGCGWGGYAEYVAVPESALAMKPGNLTYEEAAAFPMAATTALQSLRDKGKTQAGKKVLINGASGGVGTFAVQIAKAMGAEVTAVCSTRNAETAKSIGADYVIDYKKESFTQKPERYDLILGVNGHQPISAYKNALNDNGIFVHVGGSESQMFQAMALGPWISMTSNKKVGSFLQRQNQHDLIAIKELVEAGKVKPVIDRKYQLSDVADAFRYFSEGHAQGKVVITI, encoded by the coding sequence ATTAAAGCAATTGTGAGTAACCAATACGGGACCCCTGATGTCCTAAAATTAAAGGATGTAGAGAAGCCTATCCCAAAAGACAATCAAGTACTCGTCAGGATCCATGCCTCCTCTGTTAATTTTGGCAACCTCGTCCTTTTGAAAGGGGAGCCTTTCCTGGCCCGGTTCGTGTTCGGTCTTCGCAAACCCAAATACCCAATACCAGGCGGCGATATCGCTGGCCGGGTTGAGGCGGTAGGCAAGGATGTTACTCAATTCGCTCCTGGTGACGAGGTGTTCGGTGATCTTTCAGGCTGTGGATGGGGCGGGTATGCGGAGTATGTTGCTGTCCCTGAGAGCGCACTCGCTATGAAACCAGGCAATTTAACGTATGAGGAGGCAGCGGCTTTCCCGATGGCAGCCACGACCGCACTCCAGAGCCTGCGTGATAAAGGAAAAACACAGGCAGGTAAAAAGGTGCTAATCAATGGGGCATCCGGCGGTGTCGGTACGTTTGCCGTCCAAATTGCCAAGGCGATGGGTGCGGAAGTAACCGCGGTATGCAGCACGAGGAATGCCGAAACTGCTAAGTCAATTGGAGCAGACTACGTCATTGATTACAAAAAGGAAAGCTTCACACAGAAACCAGAGCGCTATGACTTGATTCTAGGTGTAAATGGACACCAGCCGATTTCCGCCTACAAAAATGCTTTAAATGATAATGGTATTTTTGTCCATGTCGGGGGCTCGGAGTCCCAGATGTTCCAAGCAATGGCACTAGGCCCTTGGATTTCGATGACCAGTAATAAAAAAGTTGGCAGCTTCCTTCAGCGGCAAAATCAACACGACTTGATTGCAATAAAAGAGCTTGTAGAAGCAGGAAAAGTAAAACCTGTTATTGATCGGAAGTATCAGCTTAGTGATGTGGCCGATGCCTTCAGGTATTTTTCAGAGGGGCATGCTCAGGGGAAAGTCGTTATTACTATTTAA
- the serA gene encoding phosphoglycerate dehydrogenase: MFKVLITDSISDSGLQALYEHPLFTVVKQVGLPHSDLVEQIHHYDALIVRSQTKVTEDIVQKADRLKVIARAGVGVDNIDVSAATRKGILVINAPGGNTIAATEHTLAMLLALARNIPQAHEITSKGEWNRGAFQGVELYRKTLGVIGMGKIGTEVAKRAKSFGMEILGFDPYLTEERAAKLGIAKATVDEIARNSDFITIHTPLINATRNLVDDEFLAKTKRGVRFINCARGGIIDEEALVRSINEGHVAGAALDVFQTEPPTNNGLLNHPRIITTPHLGASTVEAQEKVAEEVSEEIIEILQTKVVRHAVNMPQISTEAMKSLQPYLRLGEQVGQLVIQLLHEAPNKVDIDYYGDLIKGDTDLISRSIVKGVLTHHLSDSVNLVNALHLLNEHGVPHTVRKNTNNKGFANYVEVTVANGNRKACIGATVLNGYGERIVKINQYRVDVRPERHLLFINHHDVPGMIGRVGALLGDHQINIGTMQVGRADVGGEAIMVLTLDKPISHEVLQGLTAIDGLKEAQLLELYPDH, encoded by the coding sequence ATGTTTAAGGTGTTGATTACAGATAGTATTAGTGATAGCGGGCTTCAAGCTTTATATGAACATCCTCTTTTCACCGTAGTTAAGCAGGTTGGCCTTCCGCACTCCGATCTCGTTGAGCAAATCCATCATTATGATGCGTTAATTGTCCGCAGCCAAACAAAGGTAACCGAGGACATCGTTCAGAAGGCGGACCGCCTAAAGGTGATTGCCCGGGCCGGGGTCGGTGTGGATAACATTGATGTAAGCGCGGCGACTCGTAAAGGAATTCTTGTAATTAACGCGCCTGGCGGGAATACCATTGCTGCTACTGAGCACACGTTGGCGATGCTGCTTGCGCTCGCCCGTAATATCCCGCAGGCCCACGAGATTACGTCCAAAGGTGAATGGAACCGCGGTGCCTTCCAGGGAGTCGAATTATACAGGAAAACTCTAGGAGTCATCGGTATGGGTAAAATCGGTACTGAGGTTGCCAAGCGGGCAAAAAGCTTTGGAATGGAGATTCTCGGCTTTGACCCCTATCTGACCGAAGAGCGTGCAGCCAAACTTGGAATCGCCAAGGCAACAGTCGATGAAATTGCGAGAAATTCCGATTTTATTACGATTCACACACCGCTTATTAATGCGACCCGAAATCTGGTGGATGATGAATTTTTGGCAAAAACAAAAAGGGGTGTCAGGTTTATTAACTGTGCAAGAGGCGGGATTATCGACGAGGAAGCACTGGTGAGGTCAATCAATGAAGGCCATGTAGCAGGGGCTGCACTTGATGTATTCCAGACAGAGCCGCCTACGAACAACGGACTGCTCAATCACCCGCGAATCATTACCACCCCGCATCTTGGGGCATCGACAGTCGAAGCACAGGAAAAGGTCGCTGAAGAGGTTAGTGAGGAAATCATTGAAATTCTTCAAACAAAGGTTGTCCGCCACGCTGTCAACATGCCGCAAATCTCCACGGAAGCGATGAAGAGCCTACAACCATATCTACGGCTTGGGGAACAGGTCGGCCAGCTTGTTATCCAGCTGTTGCACGAAGCGCCCAATAAAGTCGACATTGATTACTACGGAGATTTGATTAAGGGAGACACAGACCTTATTTCAAGGTCGATTGTAAAAGGAGTACTGACCCATCACCTGAGCGATTCTGTAAATCTCGTCAATGCCCTGCACCTCTTAAATGAGCATGGGGTTCCGCACACTGTCAGGAAAAACACCAATAATAAAGGCTTTGCGAATTATGTGGAAGTCACGGTCGCAAACGGAAACAGAAAAGCTTGCATTGGTGCCACAGTTCTCAATGGATATGGCGAACGGATTGTAAAGATTAATCAGTACCGGGTCGATGTCCGTCCTGAACGTCATCTGTTATTCATCAATCATCACGATGTTCCCGGGATGATCGGAAGAGTAGGTGCACTTCTGGGGGATCACCAAATTAACATTGGTACGATGCAGGTAGGCCGGGCCGATGTCGGCGGTGAGGCCATCATGGTGCTGACACTTGATAAACCAATCAGCCATGAGGTCCTTCAAGGCCTTACTGCCATCGACGGATTGAAGGAAGCACAGCTGCTGGAATTGTATCCGGATCATTAA
- a CDS encoding pyridoxal-phosphate-dependent aminotransferase family protein — protein MMIDQQALFTPGPTPVPERVKHAMNQSMIAHRSKQFSNLLEEVSLRLRPAFGSENPVTIISGSGTAALETAAANVVEEGDDVVVIVTGAFGDRFASICEAFGANVHRLEIEWGKTCSPLELDDFFKKINVSVKAVFATYCETSTGVFNPIKALGDVVKEQSDALFIVDGVSCIGAVKVDMEAWHIDILAAGSQKALMLPPGLAFIATSDKARAAISACKTKRFYLDLNRYFSSFEKETSTPFTPAVSLIYGTLEVCRMLEEEGFDHVVSRHLLLKEMVREGVKALGMPLLTSDEDASSTVTAIVTNNEKTRQLKKVLQDQFAITIAGGQKKLKGEIIRIGHMGYCTPFDVMKVLTGMELALAQLGEKEVLGAATSKAKEVWLNSLLKQEQNEWVRT, from the coding sequence ATGATGATTGACCAGCAAGCCCTATTTACCCCGGGACCCACGCCAGTCCCAGAACGAGTAAAGCATGCGATGAACCAGTCGATGATCGCGCATCGCAGTAAACAGTTCTCGAACCTTCTTGAAGAGGTATCGTTACGGCTCCGGCCAGCATTCGGCTCGGAAAATCCTGTGACAATCATTTCTGGAAGTGGGACGGCCGCACTGGAAACAGCCGCTGCCAACGTAGTGGAGGAAGGCGACGATGTGGTTGTAATTGTCACAGGCGCATTTGGGGACCGGTTCGCCAGTATTTGTGAGGCATTTGGTGCTAATGTGCACCGACTTGAAATAGAATGGGGAAAAACGTGTTCCCCACTGGAACTTGATGATTTTTTTAAAAAAATTAACGTCAGTGTTAAGGCGGTTTTCGCTACCTATTGTGAAACCTCGACAGGTGTGTTCAACCCAATAAAGGCGCTGGGTGATGTAGTCAAGGAGCAGTCCGACGCGTTATTTATTGTTGATGGAGTTAGCTGCATTGGTGCAGTAAAGGTGGATATGGAAGCCTGGCATATTGACATCCTGGCAGCGGGTTCCCAGAAAGCTCTCATGCTCCCGCCAGGGCTTGCCTTCATCGCAACCAGTGATAAGGCTAGGGCCGCCATCTCTGCCTGCAAGACAAAACGGTTTTACCTTGATTTAAACCGCTACTTCTCTTCTTTTGAAAAAGAAACGTCGACGCCATTTACGCCAGCTGTCTCTTTGATATACGGAACGCTTGAGGTTTGCAGGATGCTGGAGGAGGAAGGTTTTGACCATGTTGTTTCCCGTCACCTTCTGCTAAAGGAAATGGTCCGTGAAGGGGTTAAAGCATTGGGCATGCCGCTGCTGACTAGCGATGAAGATGCATCCTCTACCGTGACAGCAATCGTAACCAACAATGAAAAAACCAGGCAGCTGAAAAAAGTGCTGCAGGACCAGTTTGCCATTACCATCGCGGGCGGCCAGAAAAAGCTGAAAGGAGAAATCATCCGCATTGGACATATGGGCTATTGCACACCGTTTGATGTGATGAAGGTTTTAACAGGGATGGAATTGGCACTCGCTCAGCTAGGTGAAAAGGAAGTGCTCGGAGCAGCAACCTCAAAAGCTAAGGAAGTTTGGCTTAATAGCCTGTTAAAGCAAGAGCAAAACGAATGGGTACGAACTTGA
- a CDS encoding LLM class flavin-dependent oxidoreductase: MIHEKNNSFEIGLYTLGDICPDPHTGQTISAGERLKEIMAAAKLADEAGLDIFGVGEHHRLDYSVSTPAVVLAGIAQQTKRIKLTSTTTVLSTIDPVRLFEDFATLDLISDGRAEIIAGRGAFIESFPLFGYSLDDYDQLFSENMELLLKLNQNERVSWEGKFRSSINNAEIAPRPYQQELPVWIGVGGSPESAIRAGKLGVGMAMAILGGDPARFKPLADIYREAGLESGHSEERLKLGVTGHGFIAKTTQQAKDEFYPYYSNYWKYVNGQRGMATSISRNDFDKMAGPDTALFVGSPQQIIEKVLHQHELFGHTRFLAQIDIGAVPFKKIAEGIELLATEVAPVLRRELNKR; this comes from the coding sequence TTGATACATGAAAAGAACAACTCCTTCGAGATCGGCCTTTACACCCTAGGGGATATTTGTCCTGACCCTCATACTGGACAAACAATTAGTGCGGGAGAGCGCCTGAAAGAAATCATGGCTGCTGCAAAGCTAGCAGATGAGGCAGGCCTAGATATCTTTGGAGTCGGGGAGCACCACCGCCTCGATTATTCCGTGTCAACTCCAGCTGTCGTCCTAGCCGGTATTGCCCAGCAAACAAAACGGATTAAACTGACAAGCACCACGACTGTTTTGAGTACCATTGATCCGGTTCGTTTGTTCGAGGATTTCGCAACACTGGATTTAATCTCGGATGGGCGCGCAGAAATCATTGCCGGCCGGGGAGCATTTATTGAGTCATTCCCTCTATTCGGCTATAGCCTCGATGATTATGATCAATTGTTTTCGGAAAATATGGAATTGCTTCTTAAGCTTAACCAGAACGAACGGGTTAGCTGGGAAGGTAAATTTCGCTCCTCTATAAACAATGCTGAAATCGCACCGCGTCCTTATCAACAAGAGCTGCCTGTCTGGATTGGCGTTGGCGGTTCACCTGAGAGCGCAATCCGTGCTGGGAAACTAGGTGTAGGAATGGCAATGGCCATCCTTGGCGGAGACCCAGCTCGATTTAAGCCACTTGCCGATATTTATCGCGAGGCAGGATTGGAATCTGGCCACTCTGAGGAGCGCCTAAAGCTGGGCGTGACCGGCCACGGATTTATCGCAAAAACAACCCAGCAGGCAAAGGATGAGTTTTATCCTTACTATTCAAATTACTGGAAATATGTAAACGGCCAGCGGGGAATGGCTACAAGCATTTCGAGAAATGATTTTGACAAAATGGCCGGCCCGGATACAGCCCTTTTTGTAGGCAGCCCGCAGCAGATTATTGAAAAAGTCCTTCATCAGCACGAGCTTTTTGGACATACAAGATTCCTTGCCCAAATTGATATCGGTGCCGTTCCGTTCAAGAAAATCGCAGAGGGTATCGAGCTTTTGGCAACTGAAGTCGCACCAGTTTTACGAAGGGAATTGAATAAGCGCTAA